The DNA segment CGGCGTCGTTGACCTGCTTCTCCAGCATTTGCAGCGTCGCGGTGTTGGTGCGGCCCCATTCGGCGAACGGGCCGCTCGACGGCACGATGGCGCCGAGCACGACCTCGTCTGCCGCGTAGGCCGGAGCGCTTGCGATCGCTCCCGACAGCGCCGCCGTGAGCCCCGCGGCAAAAAGCACTCTGATCAATCCGGACGTCATTGCGGAATCTCCCATTCGCGATGCCACCGACCGCCTAGAGGAGATCACCCAAGCAGCTTCCCCTCAGGCCTTACTTGCGGGAAGCTAGCACCAGAAAGCGAGCTTGAAAAGCTTCGTTAGTTATGTAATTATCGAAGACAGTTGGGGACGAGGGAGGACAAACGATGGCTGAAACCGGCGCCGACACCATCAAAATCAAGCGTGTGTTGACGTTTCTCGACGAGACGCGGGTGGCTGATGGCCGCGACACTGTGCCGCCGCTGCGCAAGGCCGCCGCGGTTGCGATCGTCGATAATCCCTTCGCCGGCCGTTTCGTGCAGGACCTGTCGCCATTGACGCGGGCGAGCGAAGCGATCGGACGCGAGATCTGCGCAATCGCTGTGCGCCTGCTGGCGCCGGATCAGGCAGTCAGCTACGGCAAGGCCGCGGTCATCGGCATCAATGGCGAGCAGGAACATGGCAACGCCATGCTGACCACGGTATTCGGCAACGTGATGCGTGAGGCGATCGGCGGCGGCAAGGCCTGGATTTCCTCGATGACCAAGCGCGCCGCGCCGGGCGCTGCGATCGATATTCCGCTGGCGCACAAGGATGCGCTCTACGTGCGCTCGCACTACGATGGCATGACGTTGACGCTGCCGGACGCGCCGCAGCCGAACGAAATTGCGATCATCGCGGTCTATGCGACGCGCAGCCGGCCGAACCAGCGCGTCGGCGGCCTGTCGGCGGCGGAGATCAAGGGCCAGGACGGGCTTACCTAGTATTTTGCCGGTGCGCCGGCGGCGATCCAAAGAATAAAGCATCAGGTGGAGCGGAACATGACGGTTGCAAAGACAGGTGCCGAGCACATCGCCTCGTTGCGCGATGGGCGCACGGTCTACATCGATGGCGCGCTGGTCGAGGATGTCACCACGCATCCCGCGTTCAAGAACGCGATCCAGTCCTCGGCCGCGCTTTACGATTATCAGGCCAGGCCTGAAAACATCGAGATGATGACCTTCATGCCCGAAGGCTCGAACCGCCGGGTCAACCGCGCCTGGCAGATGCCGAAGAGCTATGAGGAGATGGTGACGCGCCGCAGGGCGCTGCAGGCCTGGTCGCGCGTGCATTACGGTTTCATGGGCCGTTCGCCGGATCACGTGGCGTCCGCCTTGATCGGTCAGCGCATGGGCATCGAGGTCTTCCGCAAGCACGGGCCGCAGCGCGCCAAGGCGCTGGAAGATTACGTCGACTACGCCACCAAGAGCGACCTATTCCTCACTTACGTGATCATCAACCCGCAGGCCGAACGCGCCAAGAACTGGGGCGATCAGGTATCAGATCTCGTCGCGCGCATCGTCGATGAGGATTCCACCGGCATCACCATCCGCGGCGCCAAGATGCTCGGCACGTCCTCGATCATGGCCAACGAAATACTGGTCGCCAATTTGCAGCCGCTGAAGCAGGGCGAGGAAGACCTCGCCTTCTCGTGCGCGCTGCCGATGAGCGCCAAGGGCATTCGCGTGCTGTCGCGCAAGTCCTATGAGGCTTCCGCCGTGTCGGTGTTCGACAACCCGCTGTCGTCGCGTTTCGACGAGAACGATGCGCTGGTCTATTTCGACGATGTCAAGGTCCCGTGGGACCGGCTGTTCGTCTATCGCGACACGGACGTGTGCCGCCAGCAATTCCACGAAACCTGGGGTCATTCGTACCAGAATTACCAGGCGCAGATCCGCCTCTCGGTGAAGATTCGTTTTCTCGCAGGTCTCGCCCGCAAGCTCACCGAGGCGATCGGTACCACCAACATCCCTTCCGTCAGCGAGAAGCTCGGCTACATGGCAGCGCAAGCCAGCATGGTCGAAGCGATGCTGTCGGGCATGGAAGCGAGCGGCACCAAGGCCGGCGAGTACTGGGTGCCGAACAAGCACTTCATGTATTCGGCGCAGGTGCTGACGCAGGATCTCTATCCGCAGTTCGTCAACGCGATCCGCGAACTTTCCGGCGGCGCCCTGATCATGCTGCCGTCGTCGATCAAG comes from the Bradyrhizobium erythrophlei genome and includes:
- a CDS encoding amino acid synthesis family protein; the encoded protein is MAETGADTIKIKRVLTFLDETRVADGRDTVPPLRKAAAVAIVDNPFAGRFVQDLSPLTRASEAIGREICAIAVRLLAPDQAVSYGKAAVIGINGEQEHGNAMLTTVFGNVMREAIGGGKAWISSMTKRAAPGAAIDIPLAHKDALYVRSHYDGMTLTLPDAPQPNEIAIIAVYATRSRPNQRVGGLSAAEIKGQDGLT
- a CDS encoding 4-hydroxyphenylacetate 3-hydroxylase family protein translates to MTVAKTGAEHIASLRDGRTVYIDGALVEDVTTHPAFKNAIQSSAALYDYQARPENIEMMTFMPEGSNRRVNRAWQMPKSYEEMVTRRRALQAWSRVHYGFMGRSPDHVASALIGQRMGIEVFRKHGPQRAKALEDYVDYATKSDLFLTYVIINPQAERAKNWGDQVSDLVARIVDEDSTGITIRGAKMLGTSSIMANEILVANLQPLKQGEEDLAFSCALPMSAKGIRVLSRKSYEASAVSVFDNPLSSRFDENDALVYFDDVKVPWDRLFVYRDTDVCRQQFHETWGHSYQNYQAQIRLSVKIRFLAGLARKLTEAIGTTNIPSVSEKLGYMAAQASMVEAMLSGMEASGTKAGEYWVPNKHFMYSAQVLTQDLYPQFVNAIRELSGGALIMLPSSIKDFGDPMINKIIQTTQRAANLEPADKVKFLKACWDAVGSEFGSRHQQYEMFYAGARFVTAGHSFRTFDWNNATSMVENLMASYSLENEMNGLKH